The nucleotide sequence AGCACTATTATATAAGAATATTGCAGTGTATTCTTCATCCATGTCCTCAAATCTATCCAAAGCAAATTCACAACACTTAATATCATATTCGTACTTTCCCATATAAAAATAAACCATAGATAACTTTCTAAATATAGGAACTACATCATGAGAAGGCATGTTAATATTGATTAGTGATCTTGCCTTTTCATAATATACTGCACTCTTATAAAAATCGTTTGAATTACAAAAATAATCTCCTGCTAAGGTATATATAGATATTTTTTTATCCTCAAAGCTCCATTTGACTAAAAAGTTTTCTGCCTCATTTAGTTTATTTACAAAACTTGCATCTTTATATACGCTCAAATCTTTAAGCTCATTTATATATATATCTAGTATTTTTTCAGCCTGTAATCTTTCATCTTCTAAGAGATATTCTATATCCTCTTGAAAAGGCATCTCTCTTTCTTCACAAATTCTTTTTAAGTTTCTCATCATTACTTCAGCCGATTTCCTAGTAAGCTTTGCCTTGTTATGCTCAATTTGACTTATAAGGTTTCTTGTTATTTCATTTCCCGCTAGATCATCTTGATTTAATTTATACTTTTTCCTTAAGCTCTTAAGCTTATCACCTACAGACAGTATTTCATAACTTGCCATAGCACTTTCTCCCTTATCATAAACATACTTTCTTCGACAATTGTACCACTATTAGTCTATATGTTAATAATAATCGTATTTTTTTACAAATTCTTAATTATTTTTTTTGAAAAATTCTTGAAAACCATAATTTATAAAGCTTATATAAATTATTTGGAAAAATTTTCCAATAAGCATGCTTAGTTTTATGCTATGTAAACTTCCATAATAAGCATATTATATTCTGCGTCTTTTTACACATAATGTAAATATTAGATTTAAACATTTGCTTTTAATTAAAATATTATATATAATTGAGTGAATATAACTTTCAAACAAAGTTCATATATACTTGGAGGTTTAAAATGATTTATAGAAAAGCGACAGAAAAAGATATTGCTCAACTTGTTGAACTTAGAAAAAAACAATTAGAGGATGAAGGAATTGCTCCAATTAATAATATTGATACGGAATTAACTCATTTTTTTGAATTAAGTTTCAAAAAAAATTCTTTTATTTCATGGATTTCAGAAGAGGATAATGAAATTATTGCAACAAGTGGAGTATGCTTTTATAAATACCCACCTTCCTATTTAAATCCCAGTGGAAAGGTTGCATATATAACTAATATGTATACAAAATATGAGTATCGTTCAAGAGGAATTGCTCTTGCTTTATTAAAACTTGTGATACTTGAAGCAAAGAAAAGAGACTACTTATTTCTTCGCCTTCATGCCTCTGATATGGGAAGACCTATATATGAAGAAATAGGCTTTAAACCTTTTGACGATTTCATGGAAATGAATTTATCACTTAACCGTAACGGGGAATAAATATGCTTAAGGGAAGCTAAAGTTTACTTCCCTTACATTTTACTAATGAAGAACCATCCTTGGAGCAATAATAATAAAAACAAGTTGAAAAATAACTAAAATTGAGTTTATTATAAGTCCACATATACCTGGTATATTTTTATTTTTTATAATAGAAACAGCAGATAATATAACTCCTATTGGTGACACATATACTGGAATTAATAATGGGATTCCTCCAAGATTAAAAAACGGTATAAACTTAAGAAATACATTTAAAATTAATATTATACTTAAAACTGCTATAATTAAAGATAATTTTCCTAACACTTTTTTTAGTTTTCTTAAAACCATAATAACTCCTTTTAGTTAAAATTCTGGATCTGTTAAATTAGTTACAGAGGACCAATCCGAATTAAATTCTGCTTGACTATTTGAATCAGTTATCCACTCATTTGGAGATACACTTAAAACATCATTCCCATTGGCATCAATTCTTAAAGCTTTAAAGAACCAATTTCCAGCAAAAGACCCTGTACTATTTTTTCTAACCCACACCTTGTCCACCATTGTAGGAAGAAAATCCATATCATTTATATATAAATAGTATTCGTCAGTGGCACCATTTTCAAAATCATTATATGTTTCTTTATCCAAAAGCCATTCCTTTTTTTGTCCATTATTTAGATGTATACCAAAATAAATATCGTCATCTGTTCCTGAACCCAAATTCGTTCCTGTGCTAATTATTGTTGTAAGTGAACTTATTGGAGAACTACTTTTGCCTACATCTAGATTCCACCTATCAGTAAATTTACTATAATCACCGTTTTCAGAATATGTAAGCAATTTATAGCATTGATTTATTCCTTGGCTAAATGACGCATTAAGGCGCTGTTCTCTACTATTTATTGATAAAAACTGCTTTGATTCATTATAATCAGTATAACTATAGCCAACTCCCGTTCTAAGTCCTGTTAAAAGAGTTGAAGCCCATAACTTTTCTTCAGCTGTAGAAGGACTTTGTCCATAAACTTCCTTAGATGTCTCATTCATTAAATCAAATGGTATATCATCTGTACCCTTAAAAACGTTATTTGACATATTATTCGAATTGTAATCATTTATAGAATGTCCTGCTATGTTTACCCACGCATATGGCTCTGCCTCAGCCTCCATATGTTTATGCTGCTTTCTTCCATCCTTATTATCAAGATACACTCCACATTCAGGATTTACATAAATCCCGTGACAAGCTAAATCTCCAGTAACATGTGATATCCAACCAGCTGCAAAAGCTATTTTCTTCATATCCCTTGTTTCAAGTGCATTTTTGAGCTGCTTAGCTGCATAAGTTCCAACCTTATAATAATGATATCTATCGCCCCAGGGAGAATAGTCTCCAAGTTCCCCAACTTGCATATACCCTAAGTCTGGTCCTACACTTCCCCATGCTGCAACATTGGGATAGGCTTCTATTGCTTTCCTTATTATGCTATCATTAGACATCTTACTTTCTGCTTGTTCAATAACAACATAATGTGATACTGGTTGAAATGCTTTTACTCTAATGTCAAACATAATTGAAATTCCTAACGGAATTAATAGAACTAAACACTTATTCTTTATTCTCACTGCAAAAATCTCCCTCATCTTACTTTATTATTCAATAATTCAGTTTAGTTCTTTATATCACTTTCTTACTTTATTTGTCAACAAACTATTTTGCTTGTTTTTTAACCTATATTTAACAAAATAGAAAGCAGCTGATAGGATAGCTGCCTAAATCAATATAACTAGTACTTTCTATGATAAAAAACAACACATAAAAAGTATACTAATGGCATAAAAAACAAGGTTATAATTAAAAATCTATCTATTGATAGTGAAATAACGTTTTTTAAAATTACAATCGCAATTATATAATAATAAGAAATCCAAAAAGCCTTCTGTCCTGATTTTGTATTTATAAATACATTTCTTTCTTCATTCTCCAGTTCTACATTCTTCATCATATCTATTCTTTTCTCACTTAGCTTATACACTACAAAACTTCCTAATCCTACCGGAATGCATCCAAGAGCGATGCCAAACATAAGTTTTTTTTCATATCCTAAAAAAAATCCTATCCCCAAAGCTGCTATTCCCACTAAAATAAACATACATGAATATATATTTTGTTTTTTTATATAATTTGATAAATCCATAGTAACAACTCCTTAAAGTTATTTTATCTTAATAAATTCCCGTTATGCTGTTATTAGTCCTCAAATATGAAGACATTTTCAATTGTAAGTTCAAAACTTTTTGCAATCTTGTGTGCCAAAAATATGGAAGGATTGTACCTCTCATTTTCAAGAGATATAATAGTTTGTCTTGATACACTTACTCTCTCTGCTAATTCCTGTTGTGTAAGCCCAAATTGTTCTCTGAGTTTTCGTATATTATTTTTCACCTTAGTTCCCCTTTCATGTAAAGCTACCTTTACATTACTATTATATTAATATTTTCACTTAGCATCAAGCTTACTTTACATTAAAGTATTAACTTATGGTAAAATTATAATATAATTGTAAAAAACTTTTGGAGGTTTAAATATGAAAATTGATAGCATTATTTTTGATTTAGATGGAACTCTATGGAATTCTATAGAAGGAGTTTGTGAAGCCTGGAAAGTTGTCCTTAAAAGACATTCAAATATAAATAAAATAATTACTCCAAAGGACATAAAAGCTAGTATGGGGCTTCAGATAGATGAAATTGGAAAGCTTTTATTTCCTGAAGAAGACGAAAAAATGCAGCTTCAATTAATGAATGAATGCTGTGATGAAGAAAAGTTATATTTAGGAGAACATGGTGGAAAATTATTCGCCAAGCTTGAACCCACACTAAACAAGTTATCTCAAAAGTATAAACTCTTCATTGTAAGTAATTGTGAGGATGGTTATATACAGAGTTTCTTTAAAGCTCATGGACTTAATAAATACTTCACTGACTTCGAATGTTCAGGAGTTACAGGACTATCTAAAGGAGAAAATAATAAATTGATAATAAAAAGAAATTCTTTAAAAAACCCGGTATACGTTGGTGATACTCTAAAAGATTTTGAATCAGCCAAAATAGCCAATATTCCTTTTGTATATGCAAGATATGGCTTTGGTGATGTTAATGAGTATGATTATGTAATTGACAGTTTTGAAGAAATGTTAACCTTAGACTTATAGTTTTACTTATACATGCAGCCAAATGTCTTCAGTTGGCATTTAGCTACATTGCGGTTAAGTTTAAAATATATTACCCCATAATTTAATTGCAAATAAGTTTTGAAATATCAGAATTGAGTTCATAATACCAATTGTCTATATTATTAATAATAAACTTATTTATATCCTTATAATATGTAATTTTAACATAGGAACCATCCTTATAGCATATAGTGATTTCTTTTCCATTTAGATTACCGCTAGTCTTTAATCCTAAATTATGAGGAGTTGAACTTTCAAGAATTTTCAAAATCTTTTCCTTCAAACTTCCACTCATTATTGTAATCTTGCTATTTCCTTGTCTATCATTTACATCTGATACTTCAACATCGCTAACATCCTTTAATTCTAATTTTGATGGATCTATATTTTCAGGTTTAGGAGATAAATTCTCATCCAATGAGGTTACACCGCAAACTTGTCCATAGACTCTTAAATAAGCTCCTACTATAGTATCCTTTTTATACAAAATAACTGCTTCAATATCCCTCTTATCCATTGGCTGGGATTTTTCATATACTTTATAGCTAACTTCTCTAACCCTCTCCCCTTCATATTTTTCAAGATTAAACCCGCTTAATTTTGATGCAGTATTATATATATTGAATTTGTAAGTACTTTTATTAGGAAGCCTATAATATTTACCTTTTCCTTCATGCTCTATTCTAAAACCATATTTTGTAAGCAAACTATTAACTTGTCCCCTATTTTCTTGCGATTTTACTTGATTAAATGAAAGTAGTACTATTATTGTTGTTAAAAACACAGCTGCTAACGCTATCTTCTTTTTTCTATTCATCTCAAAACCCTCTCAAAGCATAGTAAGTAATATTTTTTACTATATTATAGCATATTTAATTTAATGGTAATATAAAGTTTTTATGAATTTCTTAATAAGCTATTAATATCTACACAATAAATCTCATAAGCACTTAAATAATATTCTTTAGCATATTCAATTTCTAATAAGTATATAAGCTAATAAAAGTATCCTTAATTCTATAAGTGTTTAAGTAAAATATTTAAGTTATCTTTGATACGTAATCTATTTCCTTATAATCGATAACATTGATTTTTTTACAATGAAGCCACTACAAAACTAACCTACGGTGTAGCAAGCAGAACAAAAAACTGATGGAACATATTTGGTTCACTCCTGATACTCGGTGTAAAGATTTTTCTTCCTCATGCATGTATGAGAAAGAAAAAATTGCACATACTACTATTCGAGTATGATATCTAGTTAGCTAAAAATGCTCAGTAAGCTTTAAAAGATTGACCTATACTTGAAGGTCAAATGACTATGGATCTACAACAAGATCAAAAACTATCTATTGTAAATTTGTAATACCTCAGCATAATAGTTAAATTATTAAATAAAAGCATCGTAGAGTCTTATATTAAGATAATACGATGTTTTTATCTATATAATTAATATTAAATAAAATTAAAGTAGAATCGCTGCATTAAATTTTACTGATGATATTTTACCAATCCATAAAGATACATATCCTTCTCTTTCCATATACTTATTCTACTCCTTTACTTTATTCTAAACCATTCTGGCAAATGATAAACTCCATCATCACCCAGTTAATCTACATATCTTTATTACATTGGATGATATTTAAAAATTAGATTTATTCAGTGTTTCCACTTTTGCTAAGTATAATAAAATACTATTATTGCTTTACTCAGTAAAATTAAATTTATCATACATAATTCATAAGATAATAGGAAAACTTACTACTAATAACCAAAAAAAATTTAAGGAGTGAGTTTTCTTATGAGTGAAACCATATCAGAAAAGTCAGAGGGAAGGGTAAGCTACCATGATTCTGTAGAAGAAATGGTAAAAAAAATTAGAGAAGATGGAATGTCTAATGTTTTTGATAGATATGCCCTTCAAGAGAAAATACGATGTAAGTTTTGTCTAGAAGGTTTAAGCTGTCAGCTTTGCTCTAATGGTCCTTGTAGAATAAGTGAAAAAACAGGCCAAGAGAAAGGAGTTTGCGGTATAGGCCCAGATGCAATGGCAATGAGAAATTTTCTTCTAAAAAATATAATGGGTGCTGGTACATATAGCCATCATGCTTATGAAGCCTATAGAACCTTAAAGGCTACTGCTGAAGGAAGAACACCTTTTAAAATAACAGATGAAAACAAACTTAAATGGATGTGTGAAAAGCTTGGCATTGATACAGCTCAATCTATAAACGATATGGCCTTTGAGCTTGCTGTAATCCTTGAGGATCAACAAAGAATTGGAGTTGAAGATCAAAATGTTATGGTTGAGGCCTTTGCTCCAAAGAAAAGAATAGAAGCTTGGAAAAAACTAGGCATATATCCTGCTGGAACAGTTCATGAAGAGCAAAACTGTGTTGCAAGCTGCCTTACAAACGTAGATGGAAGTCATATATCTCTTGCTATGAAAGCCTTAAGACTTGGAATAGCTACAATATATAACACTCAAATAGGTCTTGAAATGGTTCAGGATATATTGTTTGGAACACCAACACCTCATGAAGTTAATATGGATTTAGGCATAATGGATCCTGAATATGTCAACATAGTATTCAATGGTCATCAACCTTGGATAGGTGCTGCCACTATTTTAAAAGCCAAAACTCCTGAAATTCAAGATATGGCAAAGCAGGCTGGTGCTAAAGGTTTAAGGGTTGTAGGTTCCATCGAAACAGGTCAAGAGCTTCTACAAAGATTCCCTGTTGACGAAGTATTTGTAGGTCATATGGGAAATTGGCTTGCAATAGAACCCCTTTTAGCTACAGGTACTGTTGATATATTTGCAATGGAAGAAAACTGCTCTCCTCCAGCTATTGATATGTATGCTGAAAAATATCAAGTAACCTTGGCAGCTGTAAGTACTATTATAGATTTGCCTGGAGTTAATTATAAATTTCCATACGATCCTGCACAAGCTGATGAAACAGCACAAAGATTAATTGAACTCGGAATAGAAAACTTTAAAAAGAGAAAAGAAAGACAGATAAAACCTCACGTTCCTCAAAAAATACAAAAGGCTATAGCTGGATTCTCTACCGAAGCAGTTCTTGGAGCTCTTGGCAACAAACTTGATCCACTAGTTGATGTAATAGCTAAGGGTCAGATTAAGGGAGTTGTTGCTCTTGCTAACTGTTCAACTTTACGAAATGGTCCTCAAGATTGGGTAACAATTAACCTTACAAAGGAACTTATTAAAAGAGATATTTTAGTTGTAAGCGGCGGCTGTGGTAATCATGCTCTTGAGGTTGCAGGACTTTGTACTCTCGATGCTGCAAATAATATTGCTGGTAATGGTCTAAAAGCAGTTTGTAATGCACTTAAGATACCTCCTGTTTTAAGTTTTGGAACCTGCACAGATACAGGAAGAATTTCTATGCTTGTTACAGCATTAGCTGAACACTTAAACGTAGATGTTCCACAACTTCCTATTGCAGTAACAGCTCCTGAGTGGATGGAACAGAAAGCTACTATAGACGGTATTTTTGCTTTAGCTTATGGTGCCTACACTCATTTATCACCTACTCCTTTTATGACTGGAGCTAGACAGCTAGTTGATTTACTTACTAATAAAGCTGAGGATGTAACTGGAGGTAAAATAGCTCTTGGCGATGACCCTATGAAGGTTGCAAATGACATTGAGGATCACATAATGAGAAAAAGGAAAGAATTAGGTTTAAGCTAAGTCTATGAATTCAATTAATATACTTAGCAAATACTAAATACAGGGTTTACATTGTTAACCCGTATATTCTAAAAATATTTATTTTCTACAAGGAGGAATAAAGTATGGCAAAAAAGTTGAAAACCATGGATGGAAATGAAGCTGCAGCTTACGCTTCTTATGCCTTTACAGATGTAGCTGCAATTTATCCTATAACACCATCCACTCCAATGGCAGAGCTAGTTGATAACTGGTCATCTCATGGAAGAAAAAACATCTTCGGGCAGCCTGTTAAAATAGTTGAAATGCAATCAGAGGCTGGTGCAGCTGGAACTGTTCACGGTTCCTTGATTGCAGGTGCACTTACAACTACATACACTGCTTCTCAAGGTCTTCTTTTAATGATACCAAACATGTATAAAATGGCTGGAGAACTTCTACCCTGCGTATTCCATGTAAGTGCTCGTGCTATTGCAACTCACGCTTTATCTATATTTGGAGACCATCAGGACGTCATGGCTGCAAGACAAACAGGTTTTGTTCTCTTAGCCTCTTCAAACGTTCAAGAGGTCATGGATTTAGCTATGGTATCACACTTAGCTGCTATTAAAGCAAGAGTGCCATTCATGCACTTCTTTGACGGTTTTAGAACATCACATGAATATCAAAAAATAGAAATGATTGATTACAATGATGTAGCTCCTCTAGTTGACTACGAATCAATTAAGGCTTTTAGGTCTAGAGCTCTTAACCCAGAACATCCTACTGTTCGTGGTACAGCTCAAAATCCTGATATCTACTTCCAGGGCAGAGAAGCTTCAAACAATTTCTACACTGCAGTTCCTGATATCGTAGAAAGCTATATGAGAGAAATAGAAAAGATAACTGGAAGAGTATATCATCCTTTTGATTACTATGGCGACCCTGAAGCAGAGGATATAATTATTGCCATGGGTTCAGTTTGTGATACAGTTGAGGAAACTGTAGATTATTTAAGGAGTAAGGGACAAAAAGTTGGATTGTTGAAGGTTCATTTATATAGACCATTCTCTACTGACTACTTCTTTAAATATCTTCCTAAAACTATTAAAAGAATTGCAGTTCTAGACAGAACAAAGGAACCTGGTTCAGCCGGAGAACCTCTTTATCTAGATGTAGTTAATGCCTTTTATAACCATCCAAATAAACCTGTCATAGTTGGAGGACGTTTTGGTTTAGGTTCTAAAGACACACGACCATCACAAATTTTATCTGTATTTGATAACTTAAGAGCTCAAAGCCCTAAAAATAGATTTACCATTGGAATTGTGGATGATGTTTCAAATACATCTCTACCTGAAGGTGAAATAATCGATACTACACCTCAAGGAACTATAAGATGTAAATTCTATGGTTTAGGCTCTGATGGTACAGTTGGTGCAAACAAAAGTGCTATAAAAATCATAGGTGATAATACCGATATGTACTGTCAGGCTTACTTCTCCTATGACAGTAAAAAGTCTGGAGGAAGTACTGTTTCTCACTTAAGATTCGGAAATAAACCTATTAAATCCCCTTATCTTGTTTATGAAGCAGACTACATTGCCTGCCACAATAAATCCTTTATATATAATATAAATGTGTTAAAAGGATTAAAGAAGAACGGAATTTTTGTTCTCAACTGTCCATTTAAAGATAACGAACTTGATGAACATCTTCCTAATGCAATGAAAAAATATATTGCAGACAACAACATACAATTTTACACCATAGACGCAGTTTCAATAGCTCAAGAGGTAGGTCTTGGTTCTAGAATAAACATGATTATGCAGTCTGCTTTCTTTAAACTAGCTAACATAATACCAGTGGATAAGGCTGTTCAGTATTTGAAAGATTCTATAGAATACACTTACGGTAAAAAAGGTGCTACTATAGTTGATGCAAATAAAAAAGCTGTAGATGCCGGAGTTAACGCAGCTCACAAAGTTACTGTTCCTGAAGCCTGGAAAAATGCTGAATCCAACTATCAACCTTTAAAAGGTCTTCCCGATTTCGTTCAAAGAATTGAAAGACCTATGGCAAGGCATGAAGGTGACGAACTACCTGTAAGTGCTTTTAAAGGCATGGAAGATGGTGTATTTCCTCTTGGTATAACCGCTTATGAAAAGCGTGGAATTGCAGTTAACGTCCCAGAATGGCAAATAGACAAATGTATTCAATGTAACCAGTGTGCATATGTTTGTCCTCACAGTGTAATAAGAGCTTGTTTACTTGATGATGAGGAAAAAGAAAATGCTCCTGAAAGATTCGTTACCAAGAAGCCTGTAGGTAAAGGCCTCGAACACCTACACTACAAAATCCAAATAAGTCCACTTGACTGTACTGGTTGCGGAAATTGTGCGGATATATGTCCTGCTCCAGGTAAAGCTTTAATTATGAAGCCTGCTGCAGAACAAATAGAAGAACAATCAGAAAACTTCGAATATGCCTTAAAGGTAAAACCTAAGGAAGGTATAATGGATATTCATACTGTAAAGGGAAGTCAATTTTCTAGACCACTTCTAGAATTTAACGGAGCTTGTCCCGGCTGTGGTGAAACACCTTATATTAAACTATTAACACAGCTTTATGGAGATAGAATGATGATAGCAAACGCTACTGGATGCTCATCTATTTGGGGTGCAAGTGCACCTTCAATTGCATACACCACAAATAACTTCGGAAAAGGTCCTTCTTGGGGTAACTCATTATTTGAGGATAATGCAGAGTACGGTTACGGAATGTTTTTAGGCGTTAAGCAAATGAGAGAAAGATTGGCTGAACTAATGGAAGAAGCTATTAATTCAAATATAAATTCTGATCTTAAGGATGCTTTTAGCTTGTGGCTAGATGGCTTTGATGACGGCGATAAATCCAAGGAAGCATCAAATAAAATCCTTAGAATCATGGAAAACGAGGACTTCAAGGGTGATAAATTATTATCTGAAATATATGATAAGAAAGATTATTTAGTTAAGAAATCCCACTGGTTAATTGGAGGAGACGGTTGGGCATATGATATAGGCTTCGGCGGAGTAGATCAAGTGCTTGCTTTAGGTGATGATGTAAATATATTTGTAATGGATACTGAAATATACTCTAATACTGGTGGTCAATCCTCAAAATCCACACCAACTGGAGCAATTGCAAAATTCGCTTCAGCAGGTAAAAAAACACGAAAAAAAGATCTTGGCTTAATGGCTATGACTTATGGAAATGTCTATGTAACTCAAATAGCTATGGGAGCAAACATGACCCACACTATTAAAGCAATTACTGAAGCCGAAGCCTACAAAGGTCCTTCTTTAGTAATAGCTTATGCACCATGTATAAGCCACGGTATTAAAACTGGTATGGGCACCAGCATAGCTCAAGAGAAAAAAGCTGTTGAAGCAGGATACTGGCATTTATACAGATACAATCCTCTTCTAAAAGAGCAGGGAAAAAATCCATTTATACTTGATTCAAAAGAGCCAACAGAATCCTATACAGACTTTATAAATGGAGAACTTCGTTACTCTTCACTTAAGACTATCTTCCCTGATAAGGTTGAAGATGCATTTAATAAGTCAGCAGAAAATGCAAAGGAAAGATACTCTCTTTATAAAAAATTATCAGAATTACAGTAAAAATAGGAGGCTAAATGCCTCCTATTTTACTGTAATTACAAATAGTTTTTTCATACCTTTCCTCCACAAATATTTTCTTAACTATTTTTCTTCATTATTTACAAGCCTTATCAGGTTGTCTTTATGTCTAAGTATCAATAAACCGCAAGCTATTATTGCACAAACTGTTATTTCAATTGGTAATCTTAGAGCAATGCATGCGATTGGCATTGTTATGCCTACAGCAATTGACTTAATTGATACTATTTTTGTGAACAAACGCAGTACAAAATAAACTACAGCTCCAGCCAATACTGCTGCTGGCGCAAGCAAAAAAAATGCACCAACCGTTGTATTTACACCCTTACCTCCATTAAAGCCCAGAAACGGAGTGTAATCATGTCCCAAAATTACTGCTATTACAATAATAGAAAGATACATACTTGTTGATATTGGTAATTTTATTTTACTAGCTATTAACATACATAAAAGAACAGGAATTATCCCCTTTAAAATATCCATTACTTGAGTAATCATTGATATTTTAGTTCCTGCAACTCTTTTAACATTTGTAGAACCTATATTTCCACTGCCCTTAGTTCTTACATCAATTCCACTAAGCTTTTTGGTAATCAAGTATCCTGTTGGTATTGACCCACACAAAAAAGAAACCATAACTGTAATTATTACAATAATCATCTATATCTCCTTAAAATAATTTTTTCTCAATATAATTTAATATATATTACACTATACTCCCAATTATTTATACTATTATAACACAAACTAACTCAGATGCATTTACTTAACAAATCTTTTCTTACACTTGCTATATTGAGCATAATCAAATAAAATAGTATAGTAATCTTTAAACATGAAAAGGTGAAAATAATTATGAATAGTATATTAAGTTCTTTTAAGAAAAATCAAAAGGGTATTATATTAATACTCATAGCTTCAATATGCACAACAATCGGACAGACTTTGTGGAAAATGTCTGCTATGCACAATATGCTTTACATACTAATTGGTTTTTTCTTCTACGGTATAGGTGCTGTGGGCATGATAATTGCCTTAAAATACGGAAGCTTTTCTGTAATACACCCAATGATGAGCATGGGATATGTATTTACAATAATAGTATCTTATATTCTTTTGAAGGAATCCGTTGGTCTTGGAAAAATAATAGGTGTAATATTGATTATGTTCGGTGTTGCATTTATAGGTTTAGGTGATGAATGATGAATAA is from Clostridium acetobutylicum ATCC 824 and encodes:
- a CDS encoding GNAT family N-acetyltransferase produces the protein MIYRKATEKDIAQLVELRKKQLEDEGIAPINNIDTELTHFFELSFKKNSFISWISEEDNEIIATSGVCFYKYPPSYLNPSGKVAYITNMYTKYEYRSRGIALALLKLVILEAKKRDYLFLRLHASDMGRPIYEEIGFKPFDDFMEMNLSLNRNGE
- a CDS encoding zinc dependent phospholipase C family protein; the encoded protein is MRIKNKCLVLLIPLGISIMFDIRVKAFQPVSHYVVIEQAESKMSNDSIIRKAIEAYPNVAAWGSVGPDLGYMQVGELGDYSPWGDRYHYYKVGTYAAKQLKNALETRDMKKIAFAAGWISHVTGDLACHGIYVNPECGVYLDNKDGRKQHKHMEAEAEPYAWVNIAGHSINDYNSNNMSNNVFKGTDDIPFDLMNETSKEVYGQSPSTAEEKLWASTLLTGLRTGVGYSYTDYNESKQFLSINSREQRLNASFSQGINQCYKLLTYSENGDYSKFTDRWNLDVGKSSSPISSLTTIISTGTNLGSGTDDDIYFGIHLNNGQKKEWLLDKETYNDFENGATDEYYLYINDMDFLPTMVDKVWVRKNSTGSFAGNWFFKALRIDANGNDVLSVSPNEWITDSNSQAEFNSDWSSVTNLTDPEF
- a CDS encoding helix-turn-helix transcriptional regulator, whose protein sequence is MKNNIRKLREQFGLTQQELAERVSVSRQTIISLENERYNPSIFLAHKIAKSFELTIENVFIFED
- a CDS encoding HAD family hydrolase, whose protein sequence is MKIDSIIFDLDGTLWNSIEGVCEAWKVVLKRHSNINKIITPKDIKASMGLQIDEIGKLLFPEEDEKMQLQLMNECCDEEKLYLGEHGGKLFAKLEPTLNKLSQKYKLFIVSNCEDGYIQSFFKAHGLNKYFTDFECSGVTGLSKGENNKLIIKRNSLKNPVYVGDTLKDFESAKIANIPFVYARYGFGDVNEYDYVIDSFEEMLTLDL
- a CDS encoding DUF4830 domain-containing protein — protein: MNRKKKIALAAVFLTTIIVLLSFNQVKSQENRGQVNSLLTKYGFRIEHEGKGKYYRLPNKSTYKFNIYNTASKLSGFNLEKYEGERVREVSYKVYEKSQPMDKRDIEAVILYKKDTIVGAYLRVYGQVCGVTSLDENLSPKPENIDPSKLELKDVSDVEVSDVNDRQGNSKITIMSGSLKEKILKILESSTPHNLGLKTSGNLNGKEITICYKDGSYVKITYYKDINKFIINNIDNWYYELNSDISKLICN
- the cooS gene encoding anaerobic carbon-monoxide dehydrogenase catalytic subunit, encoding MSETISEKSEGRVSYHDSVEEMVKKIREDGMSNVFDRYALQEKIRCKFCLEGLSCQLCSNGPCRISEKTGQEKGVCGIGPDAMAMRNFLLKNIMGAGTYSHHAYEAYRTLKATAEGRTPFKITDENKLKWMCEKLGIDTAQSINDMAFELAVILEDQQRIGVEDQNVMVEAFAPKKRIEAWKKLGIYPAGTVHEEQNCVASCLTNVDGSHISLAMKALRLGIATIYNTQIGLEMVQDILFGTPTPHEVNMDLGIMDPEYVNIVFNGHQPWIGAATILKAKTPEIQDMAKQAGAKGLRVVGSIETGQELLQRFPVDEVFVGHMGNWLAIEPLLATGTVDIFAMEENCSPPAIDMYAEKYQVTLAAVSTIIDLPGVNYKFPYDPAQADETAQRLIELGIENFKKRKERQIKPHVPQKIQKAIAGFSTEAVLGALGNKLDPLVDVIAKGQIKGVVALANCSTLRNGPQDWVTINLTKELIKRDILVVSGGCGNHALEVAGLCTLDAANNIAGNGLKAVCNALKIPPVLSFGTCTDTGRISMLVTALAEHLNVDVPQLPIAVTAPEWMEQKATIDGIFALAYGAYTHLSPTPFMTGARQLVDLLTNKAEDVTGGKIALGDDPMKVANDIEDHIMRKRKELGLS